TCTTTGTCTAATTCTCTATAATGCTCTCAAAAAGAGAAAAGATATAGAAGTTTATTTTAATGAGGACTGCGCCTCAAATAATTTTGACATTATTCATATACATTCTGTAAATAGCAAGGTATTTTCAATCATAAAGAATGCTAATACAAGTAATATTGTAATTACCGCACATATTATTCCAGAAACTATAGAGGGAAGTTCATGGTTTGATAAAATATGGAAACCATTTTTTACAATACATTTGAAGAGGATTTACAATCAAGCAAAACTTGTAATAGCAGTCTCACCATACACAAAACAAAAATTAGAAGAGCTACATCTTAAACCTAAAATTGTGTATATACCTAATGGTATAGATAGAGATATTTTTAAACCAGATCCTAAAGTAAGATCTTATATGAGAGAAAAATACAAGTTAGATGATAAAGACATCGTCATATTAAGTGTGGGACAAACAATAAAGAGGAAGGGTTTTGATAGCTTTGTTAAGGTGGCTAAATCTCTTCCTCAGTACAAATTCTTCTGGATCGGCGGTATTCCCTTCTC
The nucleotide sequence above comes from Dictyoglomus sp. NZ13-RE01. Encoded proteins:
- a CDS encoding glycosyl transferase family 1, yielding MNNELLKVNIIFKDLKFFSASKVGSGDKSLCLILYNALKKRKDIEVYFNEDCASNNFDIIHIHSVNSKVFSIIKNANTSNIVITAHIIPETIEGSSWFDKIWKPFFTIHLKRIYNQAKLVIAVSPYTKQKLEELHLKPKIVYIPNGIDRDIFKPDPKVRSYMREKYKLDDKDIVILSVGQTIKRKGFDSFVKVAKSLPQYKFFWIGGIPFSFLSSGYSEVKRVQASPPPNLFLPGPQPHEEIYKFYNMADIFFF